A window of Zingiber officinale cultivar Zhangliang chromosome 5A, Zo_v1.1, whole genome shotgun sequence contains these coding sequences:
- the LOC121982083 gene encoding uncharacterized protein LOC121982083 isoform X2, with product MTMSESGPDFVKWSEKFISQERGHRVVHYYLEDSSGDSYLAVVGTERSLRHMLYVIADEFCQMYEADKLQLSSLKWRSRREVVDWLASFLPAEVCCPHNSKLPKFPLKHVFRSGMEVNRCNDTGRHLLNMGKNNQSEISWSGASWTCGKQLQHYRAFSRNGTTIVAHSFVLVMSEEETRYLAYLEDMYEDKKGEKKVKVRWFHQNQEFACTIPAPAPHPCEVFITPFSQVISAECVDGIATVLTPGHYEKCMESISSSAGLRLCFRQYNKNKFKPFDLRTLRGYFNQDVLSCFGICNETGKGDEEIGYGSLKEQFGPRRTRFVKVRNKLFEEHLSTKLSGLSGHAATCRSTYQDAGYDLPQRPFPMNFVGSPDWVAPPFKVGEKIELLCQDSGIRGCWFRCTVLELSHKKLKVRYEDVLNVDGYGNLEEWVPAFRTAAPDRLGMRYSGRLTVRPCPNSIDLLDNVALQKGMAVDVSWSDGWWEAVVIELGDSIDDDVQLYLPDELG from the exons ATGACCATGTCGGAAAGTGGCCCTGATTTTGTAAAATGGAGCGAGAAGTTCATCTCTCAGGAGCGAGGGCATCGTGTTGTTCATTACTACCTTGAGGATTCTTCGGGGGACTCCTACCTTGCAGTCGTTGGCACTGAACGCAGTCTGAGGCACATGCTTTATGTTATCGCAGACGAATTTTGTCAGATGTATGAGGCTGATAAGTTGCAGTTATCTTCCCTCAAATGGAGATCGAGAAGAGAGGTCGTAGATTGGCTTGCTTCATTCCTTCCAGCAGAAGTCTGCTGCCCTCATAATTCAA AGTTGCCAAAATTTCCATTGAAGCATGTTTTCAGATCAGGAATGGAAGTTAATAGATGCAATGATACTGGGCGCCACTTACTTAATATG GGAAAAAACAATCAATCTGAAATTTCCTGGTCTGGTGCTTCTTGGACTTGTGGAAAGCAGCTCCAGCATTACCGAGCTTTTTCTCGCAATGGAACTACAATAGTA GCCCATTCTTTTGTCCTTGTAATGTCTGAGGAGGAGACTAGATATCTTGCTTATTTAGAAGATATGTATGAGGATAAAAAAGGGGAGAAGAAGGTTAAAGTACGATGGTTTCATCAAAATCAGGAATTTGCTTGCACGATACCAGCACCTGCCCCTCATCCCTGTGAAGTCTTCATAACACCTTTTTCTCAGGTCATCAGTGCCGAATGTGTGGATGGCATAGCTACTGTATTGACTCCTGGGCACTATGAAAAATGCATGGAGTCAATTTCTTCGTCAGCAGGACTTCGACTCTGTTTTCGCCagtacaacaaaaataaattcaaGCCTTTTGATTTAAGAACTTTGCGTGGTTATTTTAATCAAGATGTTCTTTCATGCTTTGGTATTTGTAATGAGACTGGAAAAGGTGATGAAGAAATAGGCTATGGTTCATTGAAGGAGCAATTTGGTCCCAGGAGAACTAGATTTGTTAAGGTGCGGAACAAGCTTTTTGAAGAACATTTAAGTACTAAACTATCAGGACTTTCAGGTCATGCAGCAACCTGCAGATCTACTTATCAGGATGCAGGGTATGATTTGCCTCAAAGGCCTTTCCCAATGAATTTTGTTGGGTCTCCTGATTGGGTTGCCCCTCCTTTTAAGGTGGGAGAGAAGATAGAGCTTCTTTGCCAAGATAGTGGTATCAGGGGTTGCTGGTTCAGGTGTACTGTTTTGGAATTATCACATAAGAAATTAAAAGTCCGATATGAAGATGTACTAAATGTTGATGGATATGGAAATTTGGAG GAATGGGTACCTGCCTTCAGAACCGCAGCTCCTGATAGATTGGGCATGAGATATTCGGGTCGTCTCACTGTTCGACCATGCCCTAATTCTATTGATTTGCTGGATAATGTTGCTCTCCAGAAAGGAATGGCTGTTGATGTAAGCTGGAGTGATGGTTGGTGGGAGGCAGTAGTTATTGAGCTGGGCGACAGCATTGATGATGATGTGCAACTATATTTGCCAG ATGAATTGGGCTGA
- the LOC121983302 gene encoding uncharacterized protein LOC121983302 translates to MLLPCSPRCCLPNPIQPMATARLLLPLAFTSLPRHLTPTLRRPVVCKAKDAGSGSGSGSGGGIEIAAGIGGLLSCPVIGISLYALKTTGCGLPPGPGGSFGAAEGVSYLVVAGIVGWSLYTKAKTGSGLPAGPYGLLGAAEGLSYLALLAVVVVFGLQFLERGYIPGPLPGEQCFG, encoded by the coding sequence ATGTTGTTGCCCTGCTCCCCCCGCTGCTGCCTTCCTAATCCTATCCAGCCCATGGCGACTGCTAGGCTGCTTCTCCCGCTCGCTTTCACCTCCTTGCCTCGTCACCTGACTCCTACCCTCCGGCGGCCCGTCGTCTGCAAGGCCAAGGACGCCGGCAGCGGCAGCGGCAGCGGCAGCGGCGGGGGCATCGAGATAGCGGCGGGGATTGGGGGCCTTCTTTCCTGCCCGGTGATTGGAATTTCCCTCTACGCGCTTAAGACGACCGGGTGCGGGCTTCCGCCGGGACCCGGCGGCTCGTTTGGGGCGGCGGAGGGAGTGAGCTACCTGGTGGTGGCCGGAATCGTCGGGTGGTCCCTCTACACCAAGGCGAAGACCGGATCGGGGCTGCCGGCGGGGCCCTACGGCCTGCTCGGGGCGGCGGAAGGGCTCTCTTACCTCGCCTTGCTCGCCGTCGTGGTCGTCTTTGGCTTGCAGTTCTTGGAACGGGGGTACATTCCCGGGCCCCTTCCAGGCGAACAGTGCTTCGGCTGA
- the LOC121982081 gene encoding cellulose synthase-like protein G2 isoform X1 encodes MTKSSTLVITQSLSFGLCYIHACPIEEEEDDDDESLGEQRSRSESTMKTSGPFHAVRVSPLAPLNRAHILLYSLALFAALRLRLHFPATSLPSFLLLAADLLLAFMWFTYQALRWRPVRRREFPDRLLHAVAPDNLPAIDVFICTADALREPPASVASTALSAMAFDYPPEKISVYVSDDGGSAVTLLAFAEAAKFARYWLPFCRENGIVTRSPEDYFRSVEGGEPETVKDVFSQLEKMFQALKEKVEKALQRGDICNDITQGEEEEEILKKWKGFIRNDHPSIIQVLLQSSKDSDVTGKPLPNLIYVSREKRPTSHHHFKAGALNALTRVSSTMSNAPLILTLDCDTYSNDPRSPLHALCYFLDPAMSSNLAFVQFPQIFQGLNKNDIYATEVKRLYTINPRGKDGLGGPNYVGTGCYFSRCSLQGNTLPPSLPRQPTDSISSEFVIRKAREVTSCTYELGTKWGTKIGFRYGSLSEDFHTGLHLHCQGWKSVFCYPEKPAFLGDVPQNLNDVLSQRKRWSVGLFEVAFSRYCPLTFGTTKASFLEGLSYAHEAFWGSWSIPITIYCILPQLALIYGTPLFPKVSNPLFYLYAYLFLAAYVQDLLEFLAAKGTIRRWWNDQRMWMFIGLTSYLFGTIQFLLKKVGVSSQGFNVTSKVVEDEQRERYQKGVFDFRAQSPFFVSLGTVAIVNLSSFAVGLGRAASLQGSLDELFAQLFLSACVVANCWPIYEAMFLRSDGGKMPRMITVFSLLAACFLHGIGYLMFSV; translated from the exons ATGACCAAATCGTCAACCTTGGTCATTACCCAATCCCTTTCCTTTGGCCTTTGCTACATACATGCTTGTCcgatcgaagaagaagaagacgacgacgacgaaagCTTAGGAGAACAAAGATCGAGATCTGAAAGTACGATGAAGACATCAGGTCCATTCCACGCCGTCCGCGTAAGCCCCCTCGCGCCCCTCAACCGCGCCCACATCCTCCTTTACTCCCTCGCCCTCTTCGCCgccctccgcctccgcctccacTTTCCCGCAAcctcgctcccttccttcctccTCCTCGCCGCCGACCTTCTACTCGCCTTCATGTGGTTCACCTACCAGGCCCTCCGGTGGCGTCCCGTCCGACGCCGCGAGTTCCCCGATCGCCTCCTCCACGCGGTTGCCCCCGACAACCTCCCCGCCATCGACGTCTTCATCTGCACCGCCGACGCGCTGAGGGAGCCGCCGGCGAGCGTAGCCTCCACTGCGCTCTCCGCGATGGCATTCGACTACCCACCGGAGAAGATCTCCGTCTACGTGTCCGACGACGGCGGATCCGCGGTCACGCTGCTGGCGTTCGCGGAGGCGGCGAAGTTCGCCAGGTATTGGCTTCCTTTCTGCAGGGAGAACGGCATCGTCACCAGATCGCCAGAGGATTACTTCAGATCCGTCGAGGGTGGGGAACCAGAGACCGTCAAG GATGTTTTTTCTCAGTTGGAGAAGATGTTTCAAGCATTGAAAGAGAAAGTAGAAAAGGCTTTGCAGAGAGGTGATATATGCAATGATATAACccagggagaagaagaagaagaaattttgAAGAAATGGAAAGGGTTTATCCGCAATGACCACCCTTCAATAATACAG GTTTTACTCCAAAGCAGTAAGGATTCAGATGTCACAGGGAAGCCATTGCCAAATCTCATCTATGTATCTAGAGAGAAACGACCTACTTCTCATCATCACTTTAAAGCAGGGGCTCTCAATGCTCTG ACAAGAGTATCGAGCACCATGAGCAATGCCCCACTGATCCTTACCTTGGACTGTGACACATACTCAAATGATCCTCGGTCTCCACTCCATGCGCTCTGCTACTTTCTGGACCCTGCCATGTCTTCCAATCTTGCATTTGTTCAATTCCCACAAATTTTCCAAGGACTTAACAAGAATGATATCTATGCAACTGAGGTAAAGCGACTATACACCATCAATCCGAGAGGAAAAGATGGACTTGGAGGTCCAAATTACGTTGGCACTGGTTGCTACTTTTCACGATGCTCCTTGCAAGGAAACACATTGCCACCATCCCTTCCTCGGCAACCTACTGATTCAATTTCTTCAGAATTTGTAATAAGAAAAGCTCGTGAAGTGACAAGTTGCACTTATGAACTTGGCACGAAATGGGGTACTAAG ATTGGCTTCCGCTATGGGTCACTATCTGAGGACTTCCATACAGGCTTACACCTGCACTGTCAAGGATGGAAGTCGGTGTTTTGCTACCCTGAGAAGCCAGCTTTTCTCGGTGATGTACCGCAGAATCTAAATGATGTTCTAAGCCAGCGCAAGAGATGGTCTGTGGGGCTCTTCGAGGTGGCCTTCTCAAGGTATTGCCCTTTGACGTTTGGCACCACGAAAGCTTCATTTCTAGAGGGCTTAAGCTACgcacatgaggccttttggggcaGTTGGTCCATTCCTATAACAATATACTGTATTCTTCCACAGTTAGCACTCATATATGGTACCCCGCTGTTCCCAAAG gtctctaaccctctCTTCTACTTGTATGCCTACCTCTTCCTTGCTGCTTATGTCCAAGACCTTCTCGAATTTTTAGCTGCCAAAGGAACCATTCGGAGATGGTGGAATGACCAGAGAATGTGGATGTTCATAGGCCTCACATCGTATCTCTTTGGAACAATTCAATTTCTGCTTAAAAAAGTCGGCGTATCTTCTCAAGGCTTCAATGTGACTAGTAAAGTAGTAGAAGATGAGCAGAGAGAGCGATACCAAAAAGGTGTATTTGATTTCAGAGCACAATCGCCATTCTTTGTGTCACTCGGGACAGTGGCCATTGTAAACTTGAGCTCCTTTGCAGTGGGACTTGGGAGAGCTGCGAGCTTGCAAGGGAGCTTGGACGAGTTGTTTGCGCAGCTGTTCTTGTCGGCATGTGTTGTGGCCAACTGCTGGCCAATCTATGAAGCCATGTTTCTTAGAAGCGATGGAGGTAAAATGCCGAGGATGATCACTGTCTTCTCATTGCTAGCAGCTTGTTTCCTCCATGGAATTGGGTACCTCATGTTCAGCGTTTGA
- the LOC121982084 gene encoding 7-methyl-GTP pyrophosphatase-like, with amino-acid sequence MTANPPTLPPFKLILGSMSVARRHILKEMGFLFDVMTADIDEKSIRRENPDELVMVLAEAKADAIISRMNVEGLIEKIEEPTLLITSDIVVVHKGIIREKPSSKEEARQFLKGYSGGHVSTVGSVLVTNLKTGRRFGGLDKAEVYFHDIPDEIIENLIDEGVVFNVAGGLLLEHPYILPFVESVIGATDSVMGLAKGLTHNLIREALSVDS; translated from the exons ATGACTGCGAATCCTCCTACTCTTCCTCCGTTTAAG TTGATATTGGGATCAATGTCGGTGGCTCGTCGTCACATCTTAAAAGAGATGGGGTTTCTATTCGATGTCATG ACTGCAGACATTGACGAGAAGAGTATTCgtagggaaaatccagatgaatTGGTCATGGTTCTTGCTGAAGCTAAG GCAGATGCTATCATATCAAGGATGAATGTTGAAGGTCTTATAGAGAAGATTGAGGAACCAACCCTCTTGATTACTTCTGATATA GTGGTGGTCCATAAAGGGATAATTAGAGAAAAGCCTAGCAGCAAGGAAGAAGCTCGGCAGTTCCTCAAAG GCTATTCTGGAGGCCACGTATCAACAGTTGGTTCAGTTCTTGTTACCAATCTAAAGACTGGCAGGAGATTTGGAGGTTTAGATAAGGCTGAG GTATATTTTCATGATATACCAGACGAGATCATTGagaacttg ATCGATGAGGGTGTCGTATTCAACGTTGCTGGTGGCCTGCTGCTGGAACACCCATATATCTTGCCATTTGTTGAATCAGTG ATAGGAGCCACGGACAGTGTCATGGGACTTGCAAAGGGTCTCACTCACAACCTCATTCGTGAAGCTTTATCCGTGGACTCTTAA
- the LOC121982081 gene encoding cellulose synthase-like protein G2 isoform X2 — translation MTKSSTLVITQSLSFGLCYIHACPIEEEEDDDDESLGEQRSRSESTMKTSGPFHAVRVSPLAPLNRAHILLYSLALFAALRLRLHFPATSLPSFLLLAADLLLAFMWFTYQALRWRPVRRREFPDRLLHAVAPDNLPAIDVFICTADALREPPASVASTALSAMAFDYPPEKISVYVSDDGGSAVTLLAFAEAAKFARYWLPFCRENGIVTRSPEDYFRSVEGGEPETVKLEKMFQALKEKVEKALQRGDICNDITQGEEEEEILKKWKGFIRNDHPSIIQVLLQSSKDSDVTGKPLPNLIYVSREKRPTSHHHFKAGALNALTRVSSTMSNAPLILTLDCDTYSNDPRSPLHALCYFLDPAMSSNLAFVQFPQIFQGLNKNDIYATEVKRLYTINPRGKDGLGGPNYVGTGCYFSRCSLQGNTLPPSLPRQPTDSISSEFVIRKAREVTSCTYELGTKWGTKIGFRYGSLSEDFHTGLHLHCQGWKSVFCYPEKPAFLGDVPQNLNDVLSQRKRWSVGLFEVAFSRYCPLTFGTTKASFLEGLSYAHEAFWGSWSIPITIYCILPQLALIYGTPLFPKVSNPLFYLYAYLFLAAYVQDLLEFLAAKGTIRRWWNDQRMWMFIGLTSYLFGTIQFLLKKVGVSSQGFNVTSKVVEDEQRERYQKGVFDFRAQSPFFVSLGTVAIVNLSSFAVGLGRAASLQGSLDELFAQLFLSACVVANCWPIYEAMFLRSDGGKMPRMITVFSLLAACFLHGIGYLMFSV, via the exons ATGACCAAATCGTCAACCTTGGTCATTACCCAATCCCTTTCCTTTGGCCTTTGCTACATACATGCTTGTCcgatcgaagaagaagaagacgacgacgacgaaagCTTAGGAGAACAAAGATCGAGATCTGAAAGTACGATGAAGACATCAGGTCCATTCCACGCCGTCCGCGTAAGCCCCCTCGCGCCCCTCAACCGCGCCCACATCCTCCTTTACTCCCTCGCCCTCTTCGCCgccctccgcctccgcctccacTTTCCCGCAAcctcgctcccttccttcctccTCCTCGCCGCCGACCTTCTACTCGCCTTCATGTGGTTCACCTACCAGGCCCTCCGGTGGCGTCCCGTCCGACGCCGCGAGTTCCCCGATCGCCTCCTCCACGCGGTTGCCCCCGACAACCTCCCCGCCATCGACGTCTTCATCTGCACCGCCGACGCGCTGAGGGAGCCGCCGGCGAGCGTAGCCTCCACTGCGCTCTCCGCGATGGCATTCGACTACCCACCGGAGAAGATCTCCGTCTACGTGTCCGACGACGGCGGATCCGCGGTCACGCTGCTGGCGTTCGCGGAGGCGGCGAAGTTCGCCAGGTATTGGCTTCCTTTCTGCAGGGAGAACGGCATCGTCACCAGATCGCCAGAGGATTACTTCAGATCCGTCGAGGGTGGGGAACCAGAGACCGTCAAG TTGGAGAAGATGTTTCAAGCATTGAAAGAGAAAGTAGAAAAGGCTTTGCAGAGAGGTGATATATGCAATGATATAACccagggagaagaagaagaagaaattttgAAGAAATGGAAAGGGTTTATCCGCAATGACCACCCTTCAATAATACAG GTTTTACTCCAAAGCAGTAAGGATTCAGATGTCACAGGGAAGCCATTGCCAAATCTCATCTATGTATCTAGAGAGAAACGACCTACTTCTCATCATCACTTTAAAGCAGGGGCTCTCAATGCTCTG ACAAGAGTATCGAGCACCATGAGCAATGCCCCACTGATCCTTACCTTGGACTGTGACACATACTCAAATGATCCTCGGTCTCCACTCCATGCGCTCTGCTACTTTCTGGACCCTGCCATGTCTTCCAATCTTGCATTTGTTCAATTCCCACAAATTTTCCAAGGACTTAACAAGAATGATATCTATGCAACTGAGGTAAAGCGACTATACACCATCAATCCGAGAGGAAAAGATGGACTTGGAGGTCCAAATTACGTTGGCACTGGTTGCTACTTTTCACGATGCTCCTTGCAAGGAAACACATTGCCACCATCCCTTCCTCGGCAACCTACTGATTCAATTTCTTCAGAATTTGTAATAAGAAAAGCTCGTGAAGTGACAAGTTGCACTTATGAACTTGGCACGAAATGGGGTACTAAG ATTGGCTTCCGCTATGGGTCACTATCTGAGGACTTCCATACAGGCTTACACCTGCACTGTCAAGGATGGAAGTCGGTGTTTTGCTACCCTGAGAAGCCAGCTTTTCTCGGTGATGTACCGCAGAATCTAAATGATGTTCTAAGCCAGCGCAAGAGATGGTCTGTGGGGCTCTTCGAGGTGGCCTTCTCAAGGTATTGCCCTTTGACGTTTGGCACCACGAAAGCTTCATTTCTAGAGGGCTTAAGCTACgcacatgaggccttttggggcaGTTGGTCCATTCCTATAACAATATACTGTATTCTTCCACAGTTAGCACTCATATATGGTACCCCGCTGTTCCCAAAG gtctctaaccctctCTTCTACTTGTATGCCTACCTCTTCCTTGCTGCTTATGTCCAAGACCTTCTCGAATTTTTAGCTGCCAAAGGAACCATTCGGAGATGGTGGAATGACCAGAGAATGTGGATGTTCATAGGCCTCACATCGTATCTCTTTGGAACAATTCAATTTCTGCTTAAAAAAGTCGGCGTATCTTCTCAAGGCTTCAATGTGACTAGTAAAGTAGTAGAAGATGAGCAGAGAGAGCGATACCAAAAAGGTGTATTTGATTTCAGAGCACAATCGCCATTCTTTGTGTCACTCGGGACAGTGGCCATTGTAAACTTGAGCTCCTTTGCAGTGGGACTTGGGAGAGCTGCGAGCTTGCAAGGGAGCTTGGACGAGTTGTTTGCGCAGCTGTTCTTGTCGGCATGTGTTGTGGCCAACTGCTGGCCAATCTATGAAGCCATGTTTCTTAGAAGCGATGGAGGTAAAATGCCGAGGATGATCACTGTCTTCTCATTGCTAGCAGCTTGTTTCCTCCATGGAATTGGGTACCTCATGTTCAGCGTTTGA
- the LOC121982083 gene encoding uncharacterized protein LOC121982083 isoform X1, translating to MTMSESGPDFVKWSEKFISQERGHRVVHYYLEDSSGDSYLAVVGTERSLRHMLYVIADEFCQMYEADKLQLSSLKWRSRREVVDWLASFLPAEVCCPHNSKLPKFPLKHVFRSGMEVNRCNDTGRHLLNMGKNNQSEISWSGASWTCGKQLQHYRAFSRNGTTIVAHSFVLVMSEEETRYLAYLEDMYEDKKGEKKVKVRWFHQNQEFACTIPAPAPHPCEVFITPFSQVISAECVDGIATVLTPGHYEKCMESISSSAGLRLCFRQYNKNKFKPFDLRTLRGYFNQDVLSCFGICNETGKGDEEIGYGSLKEQFGPRRTRFVKVRNKLFEEHLSTKLSGLSGHAATCRSTYQDAGYDLPQRPFPMNFVGSPDWVAPPFKVGEKIELLCQDSGIRGCWFRCTVLELSHKKLKVRYEDVLNVDGYGNLEEWVPAFRTAAPDRLGMRYSGRLTVRPCPNSIDLLDNVALQKGMAVDVSWSDGWWEAVVIELGDSIDDDVQLYLPGEDIFLICELKRLRISKDWMGNRWIDITSKPDVLSTISSVSQRTNPISCPLIIKRAESRGSAMSDQEFITSQANSVEQDKQVEAGLVANTSMPIRQ from the exons ATGACCATGTCGGAAAGTGGCCCTGATTTTGTAAAATGGAGCGAGAAGTTCATCTCTCAGGAGCGAGGGCATCGTGTTGTTCATTACTACCTTGAGGATTCTTCGGGGGACTCCTACCTTGCAGTCGTTGGCACTGAACGCAGTCTGAGGCACATGCTTTATGTTATCGCAGACGAATTTTGTCAGATGTATGAGGCTGATAAGTTGCAGTTATCTTCCCTCAAATGGAGATCGAGAAGAGAGGTCGTAGATTGGCTTGCTTCATTCCTTCCAGCAGAAGTCTGCTGCCCTCATAATTCAA AGTTGCCAAAATTTCCATTGAAGCATGTTTTCAGATCAGGAATGGAAGTTAATAGATGCAATGATACTGGGCGCCACTTACTTAATATG GGAAAAAACAATCAATCTGAAATTTCCTGGTCTGGTGCTTCTTGGACTTGTGGAAAGCAGCTCCAGCATTACCGAGCTTTTTCTCGCAATGGAACTACAATAGTA GCCCATTCTTTTGTCCTTGTAATGTCTGAGGAGGAGACTAGATATCTTGCTTATTTAGAAGATATGTATGAGGATAAAAAAGGGGAGAAGAAGGTTAAAGTACGATGGTTTCATCAAAATCAGGAATTTGCTTGCACGATACCAGCACCTGCCCCTCATCCCTGTGAAGTCTTCATAACACCTTTTTCTCAGGTCATCAGTGCCGAATGTGTGGATGGCATAGCTACTGTATTGACTCCTGGGCACTATGAAAAATGCATGGAGTCAATTTCTTCGTCAGCAGGACTTCGACTCTGTTTTCGCCagtacaacaaaaataaattcaaGCCTTTTGATTTAAGAACTTTGCGTGGTTATTTTAATCAAGATGTTCTTTCATGCTTTGGTATTTGTAATGAGACTGGAAAAGGTGATGAAGAAATAGGCTATGGTTCATTGAAGGAGCAATTTGGTCCCAGGAGAACTAGATTTGTTAAGGTGCGGAACAAGCTTTTTGAAGAACATTTAAGTACTAAACTATCAGGACTTTCAGGTCATGCAGCAACCTGCAGATCTACTTATCAGGATGCAGGGTATGATTTGCCTCAAAGGCCTTTCCCAATGAATTTTGTTGGGTCTCCTGATTGGGTTGCCCCTCCTTTTAAGGTGGGAGAGAAGATAGAGCTTCTTTGCCAAGATAGTGGTATCAGGGGTTGCTGGTTCAGGTGTACTGTTTTGGAATTATCACATAAGAAATTAAAAGTCCGATATGAAGATGTACTAAATGTTGATGGATATGGAAATTTGGAG GAATGGGTACCTGCCTTCAGAACCGCAGCTCCTGATAGATTGGGCATGAGATATTCGGGTCGTCTCACTGTTCGACCATGCCCTAATTCTATTGATTTGCTGGATAATGTTGCTCTCCAGAAAGGAATGGCTGTTGATGTAAGCTGGAGTGATGGTTGGTGGGAGGCAGTAGTTATTGAGCTGGGCGACAGCATTGATGATGATGTGCAACTATATTTGCCAG GTGAAGACATATTCTTAATATGTGAACTAAAAAGACTTAGAATATCTAAAGATTGGATGGGGAACAGATGGATTGATATCACCTCCAAGCCCGATGTCTTGTCCACAATATCTTCAGTTAGCCAAAGGACAAACCCTATTTCATGTCCTCTCATCATCAAGAGGGCGGAATCTCGTGGCTCTGCAATGTCTGATCAAGAATTTATCACTAGTCAGGCAAATTCAGTTGAACAGGATAAACAAGTTGAAGCCGGCCTGGTCGCTAATACTTCTATGCCAATAAGACAATGA
- the LOC121982082 gene encoding short-chain dehydrogenase TIC 32, chloroplastic-like — protein MLQISPNREKCYNRLHQSTASSSVDLLSEKLHPAIPHSFLVMSTTQPTPSGSHLQSLSDQLFICSSSFENRTTTVSPFRPSKLLRSVPSEASNNNLQDPNNIGAATTCYVALHPNLRGVTGKYFDEELSRRL, from the exons ATGCTGCAAATTTCTCCCAATCGGGAGAAGTGCTACAACCGGCTTCATCAATCCACAGCCTCTTCGTCGGTAGATCtcttgtcggagaagcttcatcCAGCCATCCCACACAGCTTCTTAGTCATGAGCACAACTCAACCCACTCCATCCGGATCACACTTGCAATCCCTCTCTGATCAGCTCTTTATCTGTAGCTCTTCTTTCGAGAATCGAACAACAACCGTCTCTCCTTTCAGGCCTTCCAAACTCCTCAGATCAGTTCCATCTGAAGCTTCCAACAATAACCTTCAAGATCCGAATAACATTG GAGCAGCAACTACATGCTATGTAGCACTGCATCCGAACCTTAGGGGTGTGACTGGGAAGTACTTCGACGAAGAATTATCAAGAAGACTTTGA